In Bos indicus isolate NIAB-ARS_2022 breed Sahiwal x Tharparkar chromosome 19, NIAB-ARS_B.indTharparkar_mat_pri_1.0, whole genome shotgun sequence, the following proteins share a genomic window:
- the TP53I13 gene encoding tumor protein p53-inducible protein 13 isoform X1: MAPPPPPPQLLLLAALAGLLGPREVVAEPAAEEAGARCPEGLWPLPPQVSPRVTYTRMRPQQSEDVSFLYHPCAHPWLKLQLALLAHTCVAQPSLAPDSSLTQDRPLVLAAWGLALEMAWVEPARAAHWLKRRQWRKQRREKAGFRSDTVPGPPSLVPMLGRGRLCSQRGCVQAPALAFTLWSWRPPGMEVASSGHGQLFPSGARRRGLRAALGLQPTPSAPRFPSVSPGSLEAKQPMLGSQGEGNNAGSVSTGPLLPEGPGSNVSSRLEVQLPKGQNSPGGCACLGQASPAPRAAGPPRAARGPTPRTEEAAWAAMALTFLLVLLTLATLCTRLHRNFRRGESIYWEPTVDSRDTVAAVLKRRLLMPPRRVKRSRRRPLLPPTPDSGPDGDSSE; encoded by the exons ATGGCGCCTCCTCCGCCGCCGCCCCAGCTGTTGCTCCTGGCCGCCCTGGCGGGACTCCTGGGTCCCCGTGAG GTGGTGGCTGAACCGGCGGCGGAGGAGGCGGGAGCCCGTTGTCCCGAGGGCCTGTGGCCTCTGCCCCCACAG GTGTCACCAAGAGTGACCTACACACGGATGCGGCCACAGCAG TCTGAGGACGTCAGCTTCCTCTACCACCCCTGTGCCCACCCCTGGCTGAAGCTCCAGCTTGCCCTTCTTGCCCACACTTGTGTGGCCCAGCCCTCACTGGCCCCTGATTCCAGCCTCACCCAGGATCGG CCCCTCGTACTGGCCGCATGGGGCTTAGCGCTGGAGATGGCGTGGGTGGAGCCGGCCCGGGCTGCCCACTGGCTGAAGAGGAGGCAGTGGcggaagcagaggagagagaaagctggGTTCCGTTCTGACACTGTTCCTGGGCCCCCTTCCTTGGTGCCCATGCTGGGCAGAGGGAGGCTGTGCAGTCAGCGAGGGTGTGTGCAG GCCCCGGCTTTGGCCTTTACTCTGTGGAGCTGGCGGCCACCCGGCATGGAGGTGGCATCTAGTGGACATGGGCAGCTCTTTCCTAGTGGTGCCAGGAGACGTGGGCTGCGGGCTGCCCTTGGTCTCCAGCCCACACCCTCAGCCCCGAGGTTCCCCTCTGTTTCCCCAGGGAGCTTGGAGGCCAAACAGCCCATGTTGGGATCTCAGGGTGAAGGCAATAATGCCGGGTCTGTGTCCACTGGCCCACTGCTGCCTGAGGGACCAGGAAGCAATGTCAGCTCCAGGCTGGAGGTTCAGCTGCCCAAAGGGCAGAACAGTCCTGGGGGCTGTGCCTGTCTGGGTCAGGCTTCCCCGGCCCCTCGGGCGGCAGGGCCACCGAGGGCCGCCCGCGGCCCTACCCCGCGCACAGAGGAGGCCGCCTGGGCGGCCATGGCCCTGACTTTCCTGTTGGTGCTGCTCACGCTGGCCACGCTCTGCACTCGGCTGCACCGAAACTTCCGACGCGGGGAGAGCATCTACTGGGAGCCCACGGTGGACAGCCGGGACACCGTGGCTG CTGTGCTGAAGCGGAGGCTGCTCATGCCCCCTCGCCGGGTCAAGCGCTCCCGCCGGAGACCCCTCCTCCCGCCCACGCCGGACAGCGGCCCGGACGGGGACAGCTCCGAGTGA
- the TP53I13 gene encoding tumor protein p53-inducible protein 13 isoform X2 — MRPQQSEDVSFLYHPCAHPWLKLQLALLAHTCVAQPSLAPDSSLTQDRPLVLAAWGLALEMAWVEPARAAHWLKRRQWRKQRREKAGFRSDTVPGPPSLVPMLGRGRLCSQRGCVQAPALAFTLWSWRPPGMEVASSGHGQLFPSGARRRGLRAALGLQPTPSAPRFPSVSPGSLEAKQPMLGSQGEGNNAGSVSTGPLLPEGPGSNVSSRLEVQLPKGQNSPGGCACLGQASPAPRAAGPPRAARGPTPRTEEAAWAAMALTFLLVLLTLATLCTRLHRNFRRGESIYWEPTVDSRDTVAAVLKRRLLMPPRRVKRSRRRPLLPPTPDSGPDGDSSE, encoded by the exons ATGCGGCCACAGCAG TCTGAGGACGTCAGCTTCCTCTACCACCCCTGTGCCCACCCCTGGCTGAAGCTCCAGCTTGCCCTTCTTGCCCACACTTGTGTGGCCCAGCCCTCACTGGCCCCTGATTCCAGCCTCACCCAGGATCGG CCCCTCGTACTGGCCGCATGGGGCTTAGCGCTGGAGATGGCGTGGGTGGAGCCGGCCCGGGCTGCCCACTGGCTGAAGAGGAGGCAGTGGcggaagcagaggagagagaaagctggGTTCCGTTCTGACACTGTTCCTGGGCCCCCTTCCTTGGTGCCCATGCTGGGCAGAGGGAGGCTGTGCAGTCAGCGAGGGTGTGTGCAG GCCCCGGCTTTGGCCTTTACTCTGTGGAGCTGGCGGCCACCCGGCATGGAGGTGGCATCTAGTGGACATGGGCAGCTCTTTCCTAGTGGTGCCAGGAGACGTGGGCTGCGGGCTGCCCTTGGTCTCCAGCCCACACCCTCAGCCCCGAGGTTCCCCTCTGTTTCCCCAGGGAGCTTGGAGGCCAAACAGCCCATGTTGGGATCTCAGGGTGAAGGCAATAATGCCGGGTCTGTGTCCACTGGCCCACTGCTGCCTGAGGGACCAGGAAGCAATGTCAGCTCCAGGCTGGAGGTTCAGCTGCCCAAAGGGCAGAACAGTCCTGGGGGCTGTGCCTGTCTGGGTCAGGCTTCCCCGGCCCCTCGGGCGGCAGGGCCACCGAGGGCCGCCCGCGGCCCTACCCCGCGCACAGAGGAGGCCGCCTGGGCGGCCATGGCCCTGACTTTCCTGTTGGTGCTGCTCACGCTGGCCACGCTCTGCACTCGGCTGCACCGAAACTTCCGACGCGGGGAGAGCATCTACTGGGAGCCCACGGTGGACAGCCGGGACACCGTGGCTG CTGTGCTGAAGCGGAGGCTGCTCATGCCCCCTCGCCGGGTCAAGCGCTCCCGCCGGAGACCCCTCCTCCCGCCCACGCCGGACAGCGGCCCGGACGGGGACAGCTCCGAGTGA
- the TP53I13 gene encoding tumor protein p53-inducible protein 13 isoform X3, producing MAWVEPARAAHWLKRRQWRKQRREKAGFRSDTVPGPPSLVPMLGRGRLCSQRGCVQAPALAFTLWSWRPPGMEVASSGHGQLFPSGARRRGLRAALGLQPTPSAPRFPSVSPGSLEAKQPMLGSQGEGNNAGSVSTGPLLPEGPGSNVSSRLEVQLPKGQNSPGGCACLGQASPAPRAAGPPRAARGPTPRTEEAAWAAMALTFLLVLLTLATLCTRLHRNFRRGESIYWEPTVDSRDTVAAVLKRRLLMPPRRVKRSRRRPLLPPTPDSGPDGDSSE from the exons ATGGCGTGGGTGGAGCCGGCCCGGGCTGCCCACTGGCTGAAGAGGAGGCAGTGGcggaagcagaggagagagaaagctggGTTCCGTTCTGACACTGTTCCTGGGCCCCCTTCCTTGGTGCCCATGCTGGGCAGAGGGAGGCTGTGCAGTCAGCGAGGGTGTGTGCAG GCCCCGGCTTTGGCCTTTACTCTGTGGAGCTGGCGGCCACCCGGCATGGAGGTGGCATCTAGTGGACATGGGCAGCTCTTTCCTAGTGGTGCCAGGAGACGTGGGCTGCGGGCTGCCCTTGGTCTCCAGCCCACACCCTCAGCCCCGAGGTTCCCCTCTGTTTCCCCAGGGAGCTTGGAGGCCAAACAGCCCATGTTGGGATCTCAGGGTGAAGGCAATAATGCCGGGTCTGTGTCCACTGGCCCACTGCTGCCTGAGGGACCAGGAAGCAATGTCAGCTCCAGGCTGGAGGTTCAGCTGCCCAAAGGGCAGAACAGTCCTGGGGGCTGTGCCTGTCTGGGTCAGGCTTCCCCGGCCCCTCGGGCGGCAGGGCCACCGAGGGCCGCCCGCGGCCCTACCCCGCGCACAGAGGAGGCCGCCTGGGCGGCCATGGCCCTGACTTTCCTGTTGGTGCTGCTCACGCTGGCCACGCTCTGCACTCGGCTGCACCGAAACTTCCGACGCGGGGAGAGCATCTACTGGGAGCCCACGGTGGACAGCCGGGACACCGTGGCTG CTGTGCTGAAGCGGAGGCTGCTCATGCCCCCTCGCCGGGTCAAGCGCTCCCGCCGGAGACCCCTCCTCCCGCCCACGCCGGACAGCGGCCCGGACGGGGACAGCTCCGAGTGA